One segment of Myotis daubentonii chromosome 11, mMyoDau2.1, whole genome shotgun sequence DNA contains the following:
- the LOC132212776 gene encoding small ribosomal subunit protein mS33-like yields the protein MSSLSEYALRLTHLSARPLGEVARPTDSKSMKVVKLFSEQPLAKRKETYDWYPNHNTYFVLMGILRFYGLYRDEHQDFKDEQRRPKKLHGKGKPRKGGGKRAAKKK from the coding sequence ATGTCTTCACTTTCAGAATATGCCTTGCGCCTGACTCATCTGAGTGCTCGGCCACTTGGTGAAGTTGCCAGGCCTACTGATTCCAAATCCATGAAAGTGGTGAAACTGTTTAGTGAGCAGCCTTTGGCCAAGAGGAAGGAGACATATGACTGGTATCCAAATCACAACACTTATTTTGTGCTCATGGGGATACTGCGTTTTTATGGCCTCTACAGAGATGAGCATCAGGACTTCAAGGATGAGCAGAGACGTCCAAAGAAACTTCATGGAAAGGGGAAaccaaggaaaggaggaggaaaaagagcaGCAAAAAAGAAATAG